The Aedes aegypti strain LVP_AGWG chromosome 3, AaegL5.0 Primary Assembly, whole genome shotgun sequence genome contains a region encoding:
- the LOC5566704 gene encoding PR domain zinc finger protein 5 encodes MHCTICYETDEKLTAIEVDLTTQHHLCNRCLTDLFTAEFESDSEDSDINFEIKHDPTLENELHEDQELIEGDESFDDDISIKSESLALPDGTYSNSNVTQDDTSALLDEKPSVISLESLKVECSFCGERSVNRKTLADHMRACHPEEKVNRCLICRLFFRGVQQYEEHIRDDHGGFSQRCDICLEGYVRDEQWKHRTNCLGRLVFECVECEERFISREGFEKHVSNHQNSEDRKRSTYKERRIHEHVFTCALCEDDKTYEENIYWNHVHEIHDGHHLRCPHCAKTFRNRKHLIVHTGSRCKVSATARQKSAEINEHEPSKCDLCSKTFRNRALLKNHVAKIHKAKAAVCDLCGLSFANRAQMRYHQKKSHTEPAEKCPHCTKRFHLAADLRQHLTTHEMTGKFVCEECGRVFKRKVGLELHVKSHQRNNGQLNQRMVPGSTGRHACELCDRRFKHNYILVAHMKTHDPDRVLEKKFACKECDKKFATSAGLYCHLKGKYVHQKMTCPVCNAIIKGKERYAVHLAAHSDQS; translated from the exons ATGCATTGCACCATTTGCTATGAAACGGACGAAAAATTAACGGCG ATTGAAGTCGATTTAACCACACAACACCATCTATGCAACCGATGTCTGACAGACCTATTCACAGCGGAGTTCGAGAGTGATAGCGAAGATTCCGATATAAATTTTGAGATCAAACACGATCCAACATTAGAAAACGAATTACATGAAGATCAAGAATTGATCGAAGGCGACGAGTCCTTCGACGATGATATTAGCATAAAGTCAGAATCGCTAGCACTGCCCGATGGTACCTATTCTAACTCGAATGTGACTCAAGATGATACCTCTGCGTTACTGGACGAAAAGCCTAgtgtaatttctctagaaagcTTGAAGGTTGAGTGCTCGTTTTGTGGCGAACGCAGTGTCAATAGGAAAACTTTGGCGGATCACATGCGAGCATGTCATCCGGAGGAGAAAGTCAATCGATGCCTCATTTGTCGATTATTTTTCAGAGGAGTTCAGCAGTACGAAGAACACATTCGAGATGATCATGGTGGGTTTAGTCAAAGATGCGATATCTGCTTGGAAGGGTACGTACGAGATGAACAGTGGAAGCATAGGACTAACTGCTTGGGACGGTTGGTATTTGAATGCGTTGAATGTGAAGAAAGGTTCATATCTAGAGAAGGATTTGAGAAACATGTTTCTAATCATCAGAACAGTGAGGATCGCAAACGATCTACATATAAGGAACGAAGAATACATGAACATGTTTTCACCTGTGCATTGTGTGAAGACGACAAAACCTATGAAGAGAACATCTATTGGAATCACGTTCATGAAATTCACGACGGCCATCACTTGCGGTGTCCACATTGTGCCAAAACGTTCCGCAATCGGAAGCACTTGATCGTACACACCGGATCGCGATGTAAAGTCAGCGCAACAGCTCGCCAAAAATCTGCCGAAATCAACGAACATGAACCTTCCAAGTGCGACCTGTGCTCGAAAACGTTTCGTAACCGTGCGCTCTTGAAGAATCACGTGGCCAAGATCCACAAAGCCAAGGCGGCCGTTTGCGATCTCTGTGGGTTGAGTTTTGCCAACAGGGCCCAGATGCGATACCATCAGAAGAAGTCCCACACCGAACCTGCGGAAAAATGTCCCCATTGTACAAAACGGTTCCATCTTGCGGCGGATCTTCGACAGCACCTGACAACTCATGAAATGACAGGAAAATTTGTCTGTGAAGAATGCGGTCGAGTATTCAAGCGGAAAGTCGGTCTCGAACTGCACGTCAAATCGCACCAGAGAAATAATGGCCAGCTGAACCAACGAATGGTCCCAGGATCAACCGGAAGGCATGCTTGTGAACTTTGCGATCGCAGGTTCAAACACAATTACATTCTTGTAGCACACATGAAAACGCACGATCCGGATCGAGTGTTGGAGAAGAAATTCGCCTGTAAGGAATGTGATAAGAAATTTGCAACTAGCGCGGGGTTATATTGTCATCTGAAGGGCAAATATGTTCATCAGAAGATGACCTGCCCGGTGTGTAATGCAATTATAAAAGGAAAGGAACGGTATGCAGTGCATTTAGCTGCACATTCCGATCAAAGCTAA